One Dehalococcoidales bacterium DNA window includes the following coding sequences:
- the ispF gene encoding 2-C-methyl-D-erythritol 2,4-cyclodiphosphate synthase: MRVGIGYDVHALVPGRRLVLGGVEVPFERGLSGWSDADVLTHAVIDALLGAAALGDIGNHFPPGDPEYHDISSLVLLERVRDELAEQGWRVGNIDTTIVAERPKLGGFVDRMREQLGRVLGIEAGRVSIKATTSERLGFTGREEGIAVWAVALLEEAETG; this comes from the coding sequence GTGCGTGTTGGCATCGGCTACGACGTTCATGCGCTCGTACCGGGGCGCCGGCTGGTACTGGGCGGTGTAGAGGTCCCTTTTGAGAGGGGACTGAGCGGCTGGAGTGACGCCGACGTACTGACCCACGCGGTGATTGATGCGCTCCTGGGGGCGGCTGCGCTGGGTGATATCGGAAACCACTTCCCGCCCGGTGACCCGGAATACCATGATATATCGAGCCTGGTGCTGCTGGAGAGGGTGCGGGACGAGCTGGCTGAGCAAGGCTGGAGGGTTGGTAATATTGACACAACCATTGTGGCGGAACGCCCCAAGCTTGGCGGGTTTGTCGACCGGATGAGGGAGCAACTCGGCAGGGTGCTGGGAATAGAGGCAGGTCGGGTGAGCATCAAGGCCACCACCTCGGAGCGACTGGGGTTTACCGGTCGTGAAGAAGGAATCGCTGTCTGGGCGGTTGCTTTGCTGGAAGAAGCAGAAACGGGATAA
- the ispD gene encoding 2-C-methyl-D-erythritol 4-phosphate cytidylyltransferase: protein MIVAAGSSLRMGGGDKLFAPLCGELLLARVLGVFEGCKAIDQIAVVVREEKVTETQKLIAERGWSKVGEVCIGGTRRQDSVRAGLERLKGCEWVVVHDGARPLVTGDLIESGLKAAADTGAAVAAVPVTDTIKVAGPDRVVRYTPARDSIWAVQTPQVFRYDILKKAYRKVKGEVTDDATVIEQLGHRVVLYRGSYDNIKITNPDDLVLAEFLLQKRG, encoded by the coding sequence GTGATTGTGGCTGCCGGGAGTAGCCTGAGAATGGGGGGTGGAGACAAGCTGTTTGCCCCGCTGTGTGGTGAACTGCTACTGGCGCGGGTGCTCGGTGTTTTCGAAGGTTGCAAGGCCATTGACCAGATAGCTGTCGTTGTCCGCGAAGAGAAGGTGACGGAGACACAGAAGCTAATAGCCGAGCGCGGCTGGTCGAAAGTGGGAGAGGTCTGTATAGGGGGCACGCGGCGCCAGGACTCGGTCCGGGCCGGTCTTGAGCGGTTGAAGGGATGCGAGTGGGTGGTAGTCCATGACGGAGCCCGACCCCTGGTGACGGGGGACTTGATTGAGAGCGGTCTGAAAGCAGCCGCAGATACAGGTGCAGCGGTGGCAGCCGTGCCGGTGACGGATACAATCAAGGTTGCCGGACCGGACCGCGTTGTCCGGTACACGCCGGCGCGGGATAGTATTTGGGCAGTGCAAACGCCGCAGGTATTCCGGTACGACATCTTGAAAAAGGCCTATCGCAAGGTCAAAGGCGAGGTAACCGACGATGCTACGGTGATTGAGCAACTGGGCCATCGCGTGGTGCTCTACCGGGGCTCGTATGATAATATCAAGATAACCAATCCGGACGACCTTGTTCTTGCCGAGTTCCTGCTGCAGAAGAGGGGGTGA